AACAAGCGATAGATCCCGTCGACCAGGTCCGAGACATAGCAGAACGACCGGGTCTGTCGCCCGTCGCCGTAGACCGTCAGGGGCTCACCCTTCAAGGCCTGCACGATGAAGTTCGACACCACCCGACCATCCCGGGGCCGCATGCGGGGACCATAGGTGTTGAAGATCCGAACGATGCGGGTCTCGAGCCCGTGCTGTCGATGGTAGGCCATGGTGAGCGCCTCACTGAAGCGTTTCGCTTCATCATAGACCGACCGCGGTCCGACCGGATTGACGTTTCCCCAGTAACTCTCCGGCTGCGGATGGACCAGGGGGTCGCCGTACACCTCGGAGGTCGAAGCCAGCAGAAACCGCGCGGTCGAGGCCTGGGCCAGCCGCAGGGCGTTGCGGGTGCCCAGCGAGCCCACCTCGAGGGTGGCCAGGGGATGCTCGAGATAGTCGATCGGACTCGCCGGCGAGGCAAAGTGAAGCACCCCGTCGAGCGCGCCGGCCACTTGGAGCCCGTTCGAGACGTCCTGCTCGAGAAACTCGAATTCGGGACGCGCGAACAGATGCCGCAGGTTGTCCCGCGACCCGGTCAGGAAGTTGTCGACTCCGACGACCCGATATCCTTCCGCCAGAAACCGATCCGCCAGGTGCGAACCCAGAAAGCCCGCCGCACCGGTGATCACGACTCTCATACGGTGACCCGCCCGATACTCGCGTAGCGGAAACCGGCCCGACCCATCCGAGCCGGGTCGAACAAGTTGCGCCCGTCGATGATGAGCGGCGTGCTGAGCAACGACTTGACCCGATCGAAATCAGGATTGCGATACACCAGCCACTCCGTCACGATGACCAGAGCATCCGCACCAGCCAGCGCGTCGTACGGTTCACGGGCATACCGGATCCGGTCGGCAAAAACCTGGCGAGCCGAGTCCATCGCCTTCGGATCGTGTGCAGCAACCGATCCGCCCGCGGCCAGGACCCCCTCGATCAGCGGGATGGAGGGGCTCTCCCGCATATCATCAGTCTCGGGCTTGAAGGACAACCCCCAGACCGCAATCCGGCGGCCGGACAGGTCGCCGCCGAGCGCGTACTCGAGCTTGGCCAGCAGCACATGCTTCTGGCGCTGATTGACGGCCTCGACCGCCCGCCACAAATCGGCGTCCATGCCGATCTCGTCCGCCGACCGAATCAGCGCCTTGACGTCCTTCGGAAAGCAGGAGCCGCCGTATCCCGGCCCGGGAAACAGGAAGGCCGGGCCGATCCGCCGATCGGTGCCAATGCCCTTCCGAACCATCCCGACATCAGCGCCGACCTGCTCGCAGAACAGTGCAATCTGATTCATGAACGAAATGCGCGTGGCCAGCATCGCGTTGGCAGCGTACTTGGTGACCTCCGCCGAGGGAATGTCCATGAAGAGGATCGGA
This genomic stretch from Gemmatimonadales bacterium harbors:
- a CDS encoding SDR family oxidoreductase, with the protein product MRVVITGAAGFLGSHLADRFLAEGYRVVGVDNFLTGSRDNLRHLFARPEFEFLEQDVSNGLQVAGALDGVLHFASPASPIDYLEHPLATLEVGSLGTRNALRLAQASTARFLLASTSEVYGDPLVHPQPESYWGNVNPVGPRSVYDEAKRFSEALTMAYHRQHGLETRIVRIFNTYGPRMRPRDGRVVSNFIVQALKGEPLTVYGDGRQTRSFCYVSDLVDGIYRLFKSDRVEPTNIGNPNEFTMLDLARLVQELVGSAAPLRHDPLPVDDPKVRCPDIAMATTHLGWTPQVQLREGLERTIPHFRAALER
- a CDS encoding UDP-glucose/GDP-mannose dehydrogenase family protein; the protein is MRVTVIGTGYVGLVAGACLAETGNDVVCADVDEAKVARLRENWIPIYEPGLKPLVIRNQTEGRLAFTTDLDQAVRHGEVVFIAVGTPPGEDGSADLRHVLDVAQVVGRNLNEPKVVVTKSTVPVGTAESVRQAIAAESSQPFFMASNPEFLKEGAAIDDFMKPDRVVIGVDSEHARERLSELYSPFVRTGNPILFMDIPSAEVTKYAANAMLATRISFMNQIALFCEQVGADVGMVRKGIGTDRRIGPAFLFPGPGYGGSCFPKDVKALIRSADEIGMDADLWRAVEAVNQRQKHVLLAKLEYALGGDLSGRRIAVWGLSFKPETDDMRESPSIPLIEGVLAAGGSVAAHDPKAMDSARQVFADRIRYAREPYDALAGADALVIVTEWLVYRNPDFDRVKSLLSTPLIIDGRNLFDPARMGRAGFRYASIGRVTV